A stretch of the Filimonas lacunae genome encodes the following:
- a CDS encoding CheR family methyltransferase, translating into MSAKYEISLDELAGIVELIRLTYGYDFSDYAQASLQRRVLRFMDTARVKTPYDLKYNLTNDKDFFAWFLQTVTVNVTEMFRDPLFYKTLREKVLPKLATYPVIKIWHAGCATGEEVYSMCILLHEAGLLDRTRIYATDINPANIEKAKTGIVPMRYMKDYTANYQQSGGLHDFSTYYTARYENALIAKELRSKIIYSQHNLVSDQVFNEFQLICCRNVLIYFNRDLQNRIYHLFYDSLSPMGYLAIGMKESLLFTDLRGRFETVHASAKIFRRKI; encoded by the coding sequence ATGAGCGCAAAGTATGAAATTAGTCTGGATGAGCTTGCCGGTATTGTAGAACTGATCAGGTTAACGTATGGTTACGATTTCAGTGACTACGCGCAGGCTTCCCTGCAGCGCAGGGTGTTGCGGTTTATGGATACGGCAAGGGTAAAAACGCCCTACGATTTAAAGTATAATCTCACCAATGATAAAGATTTCTTTGCCTGGTTTTTACAAACGGTTACGGTGAATGTAACAGAAATGTTCCGTGATCCGTTGTTTTATAAAACCCTGCGCGAAAAAGTGCTGCCTAAACTGGCTACTTACCCGGTGATAAAAATATGGCATGCAGGCTGTGCTACGGGGGAAGAAGTGTATTCTATGTGCATTCTGTTGCATGAAGCGGGTTTGCTGGACAGGACGCGTATTTATGCTACTGATATCAACCCGGCCAATATAGAAAAAGCGAAAACGGGTATTGTGCCTATGCGGTATATGAAGGACTATACTGCTAACTACCAGCAATCGGGCGGGCTTCACGATTTCTCTACCTATTATACTGCCCGTTACGAAAATGCGTTAATAGCGAAAGAGCTGCGCAGTAAAATCATTTACTCACAGCACAATCTGGTAAGCGACCAGGTTTTTAACGAATTTCAACTGATATGCTGCCGCAATGTGCTTATTTACTTTAACAGGGACTTGCAAAACCGCATTTATCATTTGTTTTACGATAGCTTGTCGCCGATGGGATACCTGGCAATTGGTATGAAAGAGTCATTATTATTTACCGATTTGCGGGGCAGGTTTGAAACGGTACATGCCAGTGCCAAAATTTTCAGGCGAAAAATATAA
- a CDS encoding response regulator — translation MKLSLNSRLYVLFTLAIFLVLVVGVRSYTAFQAQTEEGELVKHTYQVIAEADKLQKLLVDMETGRRGYRNTTDTSFLRPYYEALPNVALTSANIRRLVRDSSTQISKAYEMQQHIQNLLNFWESLGQEADSYDQEKRISVTRKEKELMDMVRHSVSDIIVTETALLKKRELKNAATIRTTNWVLIIGTLLILLIVITLIYIIAAEFRRRRRTEIELQKSLEEQEQLNDVNVERNWLLTGMTDVNHGTQGIDDLDALNKFVIDALIKYMELPAGALYYYDEETKLLELKAATGVTYTKKQFSLGEGVPGRAAEGKNILVVKDVPEGYWSIASGTGNTQKGCIICMPLWYNQELKGVLELISFAPMKQAWLDLLNAINNNLAITLNAAEGRARILNLLEQVQVQKEELEHQQEELRQTNEELTRQAEVLQASEEELRVHDEELRQINTELEEKNEAVELAKVALTQKAKELEITSQYKSEFLANMSHELRTPLNSVLILANILAENKGNNLNSKQIEYAQIIHKSGSDLLKLINDILDLSKIEAGKVELSFEAVSVKNITEDIQQLFHVVAEEKEVEFTVTTQPEVPATITTDIQRLEQVIKNLLSNAFKFTPKAGRVSLQFYYASSVSTIKGQPLADGEAVIGIAVTDTGIGISPVKQQLIFEAFQQADGSTSRKYGGTGLGLSISKELVRILGGELQVTSKEGEGSTFTILLPVNASAIQQHIATTRPLPEEMDGDVADITPLQVTEQTKVLDDRNKLAKGDKIMLIIEDDAQFARIVQDFARNKNYKTIVALQGDEGLYYARKYRPNAIILDMQLPVIDGWNLLKIFREDEMVKNIPVHIISAADEARLASNGAVAYLSKPVSKDDLEKAFSVLGEQVSAGIKKLLVVSGEYLKSNDLHGILQERHLDVNCTYAGNINEAITLIKETRFDCIIADIGKDIEKGIEEVQRLRNSIQGIEIPVIIYLDNDISASDELQLKRISNVIIRDSSFARDRLIDEMELFLYKLQEGAKKITPPQNITLVDNDILIGKKVLLVDDDMRNVFALSTALETQKMEVITASDGKDALDQLKNNPGIQVVLMDIMMPEMDGFEAIRQIRGQLKLTRLPVIALTAKAMQGDKEKCLEAGASDYITKPIDINRLFSLMRVWLSQ, via the coding sequence ATGAAGCTATCTTTAAATTCCCGCTTATATGTGTTGTTTACATTGGCTATCTTCCTGGTATTGGTTGTAGGCGTGAGATCGTATACTGCTTTTCAGGCACAGACCGAAGAGGGGGAGCTGGTAAAGCATACTTACCAGGTGATTGCTGAAGCTGATAAACTCCAGAAGCTGCTGGTGGATATGGAAACTGGCAGAAGGGGCTACCGAAACACTACTGACACCTCCTTTCTACGTCCTTATTATGAGGCATTGCCGAATGTGGCCCTTACTTCTGCTAACATCAGAAGGTTAGTGCGGGATAGTTCTACACAAATTTCCAAAGCCTACGAAATGCAGCAGCATATTCAAAATCTGCTGAATTTTTGGGAAAGTCTGGGGCAGGAGGCAGATTCTTATGACCAGGAAAAACGCATATCGGTTACCCGCAAGGAAAAGGAGCTGATGGATATGGTAAGACATTCTGTGAGCGATATTATTGTAACAGAAACTGCATTGCTGAAAAAACGGGAACTGAAAAATGCTGCCACCATCCGCACTACCAACTGGGTGTTAATTATAGGCACTTTGCTGATATTGCTGATTGTGATTACACTTATTTACATCATTGCAGCAGAATTCAGGCGGAGGCGCAGGACAGAAATTGAGCTGCAAAAAAGTCTTGAAGAGCAGGAGCAGTTAAATGACGTGAATGTAGAAAGAAACTGGTTGCTTACCGGCATGACTGATGTAAATCATGGAACACAGGGAATAGACGATCTGGATGCCCTAAACAAGTTTGTTATAGATGCGCTGATCAAGTATATGGAATTGCCTGCCGGCGCCTTATATTATTATGATGAGGAAACAAAACTGCTGGAATTAAAAGCGGCTACAGGAGTTACTTATACTAAAAAGCAATTTTCATTAGGTGAGGGAGTTCCGGGAAGGGCAGCTGAGGGTAAAAATATTCTGGTAGTGAAGGATGTGCCTGAAGGATATTGGTCTATTGCATCAGGCACAGGTAATACACAAAAAGGTTGTATTATATGCATGCCTTTATGGTATAACCAGGAGTTGAAAGGCGTGCTGGAGTTGATTTCTTTTGCACCCATGAAACAGGCCTGGCTTGATTTGCTGAATGCCATCAATAATAACCTGGCCATTACATTAAATGCAGCAGAAGGAAGGGCCAGGATATTGAACCTGCTGGAACAGGTGCAGGTACAGAAAGAAGAACTGGAGCATCAGCAGGAAGAGCTGCGTCAGACCAATGAAGAGCTGACGCGTCAGGCAGAAGTGTTGCAAGCCTCCGAGGAAGAGCTTCGTGTGCATGATGAAGAGTTAAGGCAAATTAATACCGAGCTGGAAGAGAAAAACGAGGCGGTGGAGTTAGCCAAAGTGGCACTTACCCAAAAGGCCAAAGAGCTGGAAATAACCAGCCAGTATAAATCGGAATTCCTGGCTAATATGTCGCATGAATTGCGTACGCCCTTAAACAGTGTATTAATTCTTGCCAATATTCTGGCTGAAAATAAAGGCAATAACCTCAACTCCAAACAAATTGAATACGCGCAAATCATTCATAAGTCAGGTTCCGATCTGTTGAAGCTGATCAATGATATTCTTGACCTGAGTAAAATTGAAGCAGGCAAGGTGGAGCTTTCCTTTGAAGCCGTAAGTGTTAAAAATATTACAGAAGATATTCAACAGCTGTTTCATGTGGTGGCTGAAGAAAAAGAAGTGGAGTTTACTGTTACCACACAGCCGGAAGTGCCTGCTACCATTACTACCGATATACAACGTCTGGAGCAGGTGATTAAAAACCTGTTGTCCAACGCCTTTAAGTTTACGCCTAAAGCAGGAAGAGTGAGTTTACAGTTTTATTATGCTTCTTCTGTTTCCACTATCAAAGGGCAGCCTTTGGCAGATGGTGAAGCGGTAATTGGTATAGCTGTTACTGATACAGGCATTGGTATTTCTCCTGTAAAACAACAACTCATTTTTGAAGCTTTCCAGCAAGCAGATGGCAGCACCAGCCGTAAGTATGGCGGCACCGGGCTGGGGCTTTCTATCAGTAAAGAACTGGTAAGGATATTGGGGGGGGAATTGCAGGTAACCAGTAAGGAAGGCGAGGGTAGCACCTTTACTATATTGTTGCCGGTAAATGCTTCTGCTATTCAACAGCATATTGCCACCACGCGGCCATTGCCCGAAGAGATGGATGGTGATGTTGCTGATATCACTCCATTGCAGGTAACAGAGCAAACCAAAGTGCTGGACGATCGTAATAAGCTTGCCAAGGGCGATAAGATAATGCTGATTATTGAAGATGATGCACAGTTTGCCCGTATAGTGCAGGACTTTGCCCGGAATAAAAACTACAAAACTATTGTTGCATTACAAGGGGATGAAGGTTTGTATTACGCCCGTAAATACCGTCCCAATGCCATTATACTGGATATGCAGTTACCAGTAATTGATGGCTGGAACCTGCTTAAAATATTCAGGGAGGATGAAATGGTAAAAAATATACCTGTTCATATTATTTCTGCTGCAGATGAGGCGAGGCTGGCATCCAATGGTGCAGTAGCCTATCTGTCGAAACCTGTTTCTAAAGATGACCTGGAAAAAGCTTTTTCTGTGCTTGGCGAGCAGGTTTCGGCTGGTATTAAAAAGCTGTTGGTTGTGTCGGGGGAGTATTTAAAAAGCAACGATCTGCACGGCATATTGCAGGAAAGGCACCTGGATGTAAACTGTACCTATGCCGGCAATATCAACGAGGCCATTACGCTGATTAAAGAAACCCGGTTCGATTGCATTATTGCAGATATAGGAAAGGATATAGAAAAAGGTATTGAAGAGGTGCAACGGTTACGCAATAGTATACAGGGGATAGAGATTCCGGTGATCATTTACCTGGATAACGATATTTCTGCTTCTGACGAACTGCAGCTGAAACGTATATCTAACGTTATTATCCGCGACTCTTCATTTGCGCGCGACAGGCTGATTGATGAAATGGAGCTTTTTTTATACAAGCTGCAGGAGGGCGCTAAAAAAATAACCCCGCCGCAGAATATTACCCTGGTTGATAACGATATTTTAATAGGGAAGAAGGTGTTGCTGGTAGATGATGATATGCGCAATGTGTTTGCATTAAGCACGGCACTGGAAACTCAGAAGATGGAGGTAATTACTGCCAGTGATGGTAAGGATGCCCTGGATCAATTAAAAAATAACCCTGGTATACAGGTGGTGTTAATGGATATCATGATGCCTGAGATGGATGGTTTTGAAGCCATCAGGCAAATTCGCGGGCAATTGAAATTAACACGTTTGCCAGTGATTGCTTTAACGGCAAAGGCTATGCAGGGTGATAAGGAAAAATGCCTGGAGGCAGGGGCGAGTGATTATATAACCAAACCAATAGATATTAACAGGCTGTTTTCGCTGATGCGGGTATGGCTGTCGCAATAA
- a CDS encoding dipeptide epimerase, with amino-acid sequence MVLHYRTYELPFEYPFTISNGRTKTHQPALMVALQLGPFWGFGEAPAIAYYNITVEQMVAELEAKKRMVEKFAFTEPERYWHYLHHLMPQNPFLVCALDMAGWDLFGKMKGRALYQLWDTPFTASTTLTDYTIGIDTAEAMIAKMKAKPWPVYKIKVGTPGDVELVKALRAHTDATFRVDANGGWTLEEALDKIPQLQALGVELVEQPLAKDNWEGMKELYQQSPLPLFADESCVGEADVAKCNGFFHGINIKLTKCSGITPAIRMIKQARELGMKVMMGSMNESSVGSAAIANFLPQLDYADLDGPLLLAEDKATGLTYDQGTVRLSGKPGLGIHPV; translated from the coding sequence ATGGTGCTTCATTACCGTACTTACGAATTGCCTTTTGAGTATCCGTTTACCATTTCTAACGGACGTACCAAAACGCATCAGCCAGCATTAATGGTGGCCCTGCAGTTGGGCCCTTTCTGGGGCTTTGGCGAAGCGCCTGCCATTGCTTATTATAATATTACCGTAGAGCAGATGGTGGCCGAGCTGGAAGCGAAAAAGCGCATGGTGGAAAAATTTGCTTTCACCGAGCCGGAACGATACTGGCATTACCTGCATCACCTGATGCCGCAAAATCCTTTCCTGGTATGTGCCCTGGATATGGCCGGATGGGATTTGTTTGGAAAAATGAAAGGGAGGGCGTTGTACCAGTTGTGGGATACGCCTTTTACAGCATCTACTACACTTACCGATTACACGATAGGGATTGATACTGCCGAGGCTATGATTGCTAAAATGAAAGCAAAGCCCTGGCCGGTGTATAAAATAAAAGTGGGCACGCCAGGGGATGTTGAACTGGTGAAAGCTTTGCGTGCGCATACGGATGCCACTTTTAGAGTAGACGCTAATGGTGGCTGGACGCTGGAAGAAGCGCTGGACAAAATTCCTCAGTTACAGGCGTTAGGGGTAGAACTGGTTGAGCAGCCCCTGGCAAAAGATAACTGGGAAGGGATGAAGGAGTTGTACCAGCAATCGCCATTGCCGTTGTTTGCGGATGAAAGCTGCGTAGGCGAAGCAGATGTGGCAAAGTGTAACGGATTTTTTCATGGAATTAATATTAAGCTTACCAAATGCAGCGGCATAACGCCCGCTATCCGCATGATTAAACAGGCTCGTGAACTGGGTATGAAAGTGATGATGGGCAGTATGAATGAAAGCTCGGTTGGCTCTGCTGCTATAGCTAACTTTTTGCCTCAGCTGGATTATGCCGATCTGGATGGTCCGCTGTTGCTAGCCGAAGACAAAGCCACTGGTCTTACTTACGACCAGGGAACAGTAAGGCTTTCCGGTAAGCCCGGCCTGGGCATTCACCCTGTATAA
- a CDS encoding 4-alpha-glucanotransferase: protein MKVIFQLRFHTHFGQSLFVSGNHPVLGNDAFSSAVPMHYFNSDYWVAEIAINSQQLPLENISYHYILKNADGSIYADWAGSRTLQFTGNETDTVVIVDAWNHAGFFGNTFYTEPFQQVLLKENFTEVPAAAVKAVAFSHTFRVKSPLLQKGEVLCITGSAPGLGEWNTETPTLLHRQPGQDDWTVSLDLNKEDFPIAYKYGVYNTIIHRFVHYEEGVNRVLFDTPAKNRKIEINDGFTALPDNTWKGAGVSIPVFSLKSDSSMGIGSFSDIHLLVDWAVQTGLKLIQLLPVNDTTANYTISDSYPYAAISAFALHPIYIDAGQVALPANQFVVSNAAKEAARLNKLEAIDYPEVIKLKRSLLKQLYALQGKDTFADADFNEFFEENSHWLVPYAVFCHFRDKYNTADYSQWAEHAVYNEAAIAKLASDTQGRAFESIGLHYFIQYHLHLQLKKATQYAHDNGVIIKGDIPIGIYRYSVDAWQQPSLYNMNVQAGAPPDDFAIKGQNWGFPTYNWQLMQLDGFAWWKQRLHQMSYYFDAFRIDHILGFFRIWTIPIHAVEGIMGYFEPAIPVHVSEFYNNNIWFDHHRYTQPYINDQVLQDIFGDNKENIKKEFLNNNGPYEYTLRAEFATQRQVEAHFAALDDSDYNNATRQGLYDLLSNVILFEVKGSEGQQYHFRFGMDQTLNFRYLDPHTQYQLHQLYVNYFYQRQDDFWRQEALKKLPALKRVTNMLICGEDLGMVPACVPDVMKQLGFLSLEIQRMPKNPATEFFHPAYAPYLSVVTPSTHDMSTIRGWWEEDRNKTQHFFNNELNQWGDAPYFCEAWVNKAIVMQHLYSPAMWSIFQLQDLLGMDAHLRRDNPHDERINIPANPKHYWRYRMHLSLEQLMEATSFNTELKEAVKAANR from the coding sequence ATGAAGGTTATCTTTCAACTTCGTTTTCACACGCATTTCGGACAATCGTTGTTTGTAAGTGGGAACCATCCGGTGCTTGGAAATGATGCGTTTTCTTCTGCTGTACCCATGCATTACTTTAACAGTGACTATTGGGTTGCAGAAATTGCTATCAACAGCCAGCAACTTCCGCTGGAAAATATCAGTTACCATTATATATTAAAAAATGCCGATGGCAGCATCTATGCTGACTGGGCAGGCAGCAGAACACTACAGTTTACCGGTAATGAAACTGATACTGTGGTAATTGTTGATGCCTGGAATCATGCGGGATTTTTTGGAAATACCTTTTATACCGAACCTTTTCAGCAGGTGTTGCTGAAAGAAAATTTTACGGAGGTGCCTGCTGCAGCTGTTAAAGCTGTTGCGTTTTCGCATACATTTCGTGTAAAAAGTCCCTTACTGCAAAAAGGGGAGGTGCTGTGTATTACAGGCAGCGCTCCAGGATTGGGTGAGTGGAATACTGAAACTCCTACCTTATTGCATCGCCAGCCTGGACAGGACGATTGGACTGTTTCGCTGGATCTGAACAAGGAAGATTTTCCTATTGCTTATAAATATGGTGTGTACAATACCATTATTCACCGCTTTGTGCATTACGAAGAGGGAGTAAACCGTGTATTGTTTGATACACCTGCTAAAAACAGGAAGATTGAAATTAACGATGGCTTTACGGCATTGCCTGATAATACCTGGAAAGGGGCGGGCGTGTCTATTCCTGTGTTTAGCTTAAAAAGCGACAGCAGTATGGGGATTGGCAGTTTCAGTGATATTCATTTGCTGGTTGACTGGGCTGTGCAAACGGGGTTGAAATTGATTCAGCTATTGCCTGTTAATGATACTACAGCTAATTACACTATTTCTGATTCTTATCCATATGCAGCTATTTCTGCTTTTGCCCTGCATCCTATTTATATAGATGCCGGGCAGGTGGCTTTGCCTGCCAATCAATTTGTGGTAAGCAATGCTGCTAAAGAGGCGGCCCGGTTAAACAAGCTGGAAGCCATTGACTACCCCGAAGTAATTAAACTCAAGCGCAGCCTGTTGAAACAGCTGTATGCTTTACAGGGGAAAGACACTTTTGCGGATGCGGACTTTAATGAATTTTTTGAGGAAAACAGTCATTGGTTGGTTCCTTATGCGGTGTTCTGCCACTTCCGTGATAAATACAATACTGCGGATTATAGTCAATGGGCTGAGCATGCAGTGTATAACGAAGCTGCCATTGCGAAGCTGGCTTCTGATACGCAGGGACGTGCTTTTGAAAGTATTGGACTGCATTATTTTATACAATATCATTTGCATTTGCAGCTGAAAAAAGCTACGCAATATGCGCATGATAATGGAGTTATTATTAAAGGGGATATACCTATTGGCATTTACCGTTACAGTGTAGATGCCTGGCAGCAGCCTTCGTTATATAATATGAATGTGCAGGCTGGTGCGCCACCGGATGATTTTGCCATCAAAGGTCAAAACTGGGGCTTTCCTACTTACAACTGGCAATTGATGCAATTAGATGGCTTTGCCTGGTGGAAGCAACGTTTGCACCAGATGAGCTATTATTTTGATGCCTTCCGTATTGATCATATACTGGGCTTCTTTCGCATATGGACGATTCCTATTCATGCAGTAGAAGGTATCATGGGGTATTTTGAACCTGCTATTCCTGTGCATGTAAGCGAGTTTTACAACAATAATATCTGGTTCGATCATCATCGTTATACACAGCCTTATATTAACGACCAGGTATTGCAGGACATTTTTGGTGATAACAAAGAGAATATCAAGAAAGAGTTTCTGAATAATAATGGTCCGTATGAATATACGCTTCGTGCCGAGTTTGCTACGCAACGGCAGGTGGAAGCGCATTTTGCGGCATTGGACGATTCTGATTATAACAATGCTACCCGCCAGGGATTGTACGATCTGTTATCGAATGTTATACTGTTTGAAGTAAAGGGGAGCGAAGGCCAGCAGTATCATTTCCGTTTTGGAATGGATCAAACCCTGAACTTCCGCTATCTCGATCCACACACACAATACCAGTTACACCAGTTATATGTAAACTATTTTTACCAGCGTCAGGATGATTTCTGGCGTCAGGAAGCCTTGAAAAAGCTGCCTGCTTTGAAGCGGGTAACCAACATGCTTATTTGTGGCGAAGACCTGGGTATGGTGCCTGCCTGTGTGCCGGATGTAATGAAACAACTGGGTTTTTTAAGCCTGGAAATTCAGCGTATGCCTAAGAACCCGGCTACTGAATTTTTCCATCCTGCCTATGCACCTTACCTGAGTGTGGTTACGCCTTCTACGCACGACATGAGTACCATACGTGGCTGGTGGGAGGAAGACAGGAACAAAACACAGCATTTCTTCAACAACGAATTAAACCAGTGGGGCGATGCGCCTTATTTCTGTGAGGCGTGGGTAAACAAAGCCATTGTAATGCAACATCTGTATTCGCCGGCTATGTGGAGTATATTCCAGTTACAGGATCTGTTGGGTATGGATGCTCATTTGCGCAGGGATAACCCGCACGATGAGCGTATTAACATCCCGGCCAATCCTAAACATTACTGGAGGTACCGCATGCATCTGAGCCTGGAACAGTTGATGGAAGCCACTTCATTTAATACAGAATTAAAAGAAGCTGTAAAAGCAGCTAACCGGTAA
- a CDS encoding response regulator produces the protein MTGFAEKLKSVTNGQEAMDYLQDLAKKQESEMPDIIFLDINMPVMNGWEFLEQFNKVEALFTKQPSVYVLSSTVDPEDYARAASYGVVKRFVSKPLTKDVLESID, from the coding sequence ATGACTGGTTTTGCTGAAAAGCTGAAATCAGTAACCAATGGTCAGGAAGCGATGGATTATTTGCAGGATCTTGCCAAAAAGCAGGAGAGTGAAATGCCGGACATTATTTTCCTGGACATCAATATGCCTGTGATGAATGGTTGGGAATTTTTAGAACAATTCAATAAGGTAGAAGCTCTTTTTACCAAACAGCCTTCTGTTTATGTACTTTCTTCTACAGTTGACCCGGAAGATTATGCCAGGGCAGCTTCTTACGGAGTGGTAAAGCGTTTTGTTTCAAAGCCATTAACTAAAGACGTACTGGAGAGTATAGACTAA
- a CDS encoding endonuclease MutS2 yields MKLYPESAAVQLEFDKVKHLLTEYCKTEYAKNKASNLRIHTKKEYILTELQQSHEYKLITQTAQYFPNDHVLNIHRDIKLLSIPGSTLVGEQWMVIRKLAESMEKLFRWFDNERRLAYPALTQVIAESYYEKTIIELIDEVLDEQGNVRDNASPELAKIRMSLYRKRNELRRMFDKVLSKLSKSGYTADIDESFSNGRRVVAVFSEHKRMVKGILHGESDSRRTAFIEPEETIGLNNDVFSLENDERKEVMRILRDLTGRMSVYSSLLFVYHDIAGELDFIRAKAKLAIDMNGNMPNVADKAHIELKDAYHPLLYIYNQKSGKKTIPVNLTLDEKERILIISGPNAGGKTVTMKTVGLNQLLLQSGLLVPVHPTSQMGIFRQLYIHIGDTQSIEFELSTYSSHLLHMKHFIENANGKTMFFIDELGSGSDPNLGGAFAEVILEELARRHSYGIVTTHYLNLKVMANRTNGIINGAMAFDEVHLQPLYKLIVGKPGSSYTFSIAERIGLPQQLINRARNLVDEDHFKLDRLLNRTEQDLQQLDKEKKDLHKLIRENEKLKKEMEQVLDKEKHRQQVELLKHQNVITEDRINYLKDTERKLKQIVLEWRKADDKAAVMNQVQNLLFKKKEQLVNNKVAKKLDSKYKEVSADITVGAKVKLRKNFQVGQVKEIRGKRAIVQIGVVPMSVELSDLIVVEEKPTS; encoded by the coding sequence ATGAAACTATATCCCGAATCTGCGGCGGTACAACTGGAATTTGATAAGGTGAAGCATTTACTAACTGAGTATTGTAAAACCGAGTATGCCAAAAACAAGGCATCAAATTTAAGGATACACACCAAAAAAGAATACATTTTAACAGAGTTGCAGCAAAGCCACGAGTACAAACTCATCACTCAAACTGCGCAATATTTCCCTAATGACCATGTGTTGAATATTCACAGGGACATTAAACTGTTAAGCATACCCGGAAGCACGCTGGTGGGCGAGCAATGGATGGTTATTCGTAAACTGGCAGAAAGCATGGAAAAGCTGTTCCGCTGGTTTGACAATGAGCGGCGCCTGGCTTATCCTGCGCTAACCCAGGTAATAGCAGAGAGCTATTATGAGAAAACGATCATTGAGTTAATTGATGAAGTGCTGGACGAGCAGGGGAATGTAAGAGACAACGCTTCGCCTGAACTGGCGAAAATAAGAATGAGCCTGTATCGCAAGCGTAACGAGCTGCGGCGCATGTTTGATAAAGTGTTGTCTAAACTGTCCAAATCGGGCTATACGGCCGATATTGACGAAAGCTTTAGCAACGGGCGCAGGGTAGTGGCTGTGTTTTCGGAACATAAACGCATGGTAAAAGGCATTTTGCACGGCGAAAGTGACAGCCGCAGAACTGCTTTTATTGAACCGGAAGAAACCATCGGGTTAAACAACGATGTGTTTAGCCTGGAAAACGACGAGCGGAAGGAGGTAATGCGCATTCTGCGTGATCTTACCGGCCGCATGTCGGTGTACAGCTCCCTGCTATTTGTATATCACGATATTGCCGGTGAGCTGGATTTTATACGCGCTAAGGCAAAGCTGGCCATTGATATGAATGGCAACATGCCCAATGTGGCAGATAAAGCGCATATTGAATTAAAAGATGCTTATCATCCTTTATTATACATCTACAACCAGAAGTCGGGTAAAAAAACAATCCCTGTAAACCTTACCCTGGACGAGAAAGAGCGGATATTGATTATCAGCGGTCCTAACGCCGGTGGTAAAACGGTTACCATGAAAACGGTAGGCTTAAACCAGTTGCTGCTGCAAAGTGGCTTGCTGGTGCCTGTGCATCCTACCAGCCAGATGGGCATCTTCCGTCAGTTATACATACATATTGGAGATACGCAAAGTATAGAGTTTGAACTAAGTACTTACTCCTCTCATCTGCTGCACATGAAGCATTTTATAGAAAATGCCAACGGTAAAACGATGTTCTTTATTGATGAGCTGGGTAGTGGTAGTGATCCTAACCTGGGTGGGGCTTTTGCCGAGGTGATTCTGGAAGAGCTGGCCCGCAGGCATTCTTACGGCATTGTAACCACACACTATCTGAATCTGAAAGTGATGGCTAATCGTACCAATGGTATTATTAACGGTGCCATGGCGTTTGATGAGGTGCATTTGCAGCCTTTATATAAGCTGATAGTGGGCAAGCCGGGCAGCTCTTATACTTTCTCAATTGCAGAGCGTATAGGTTTGCCACAGCAACTGATTAACCGTGCCCGCAACCTGGTGGATGAAGATCATTTCAAGCTGGACAGGTTGTTGAACCGTACCGAACAAGACCTGCAGCAACTGGATAAAGAAAAGAAAGACCTGCATAAGCTGATAAGGGAGAATGAGAAGCTGAAGAAGGAAATGGAGCAGGTGCTGGATAAAGAAAAACATCGCCAGCAGGTTGAACTATTGAAACACCAGAATGTTATAACAGAAGATCGTATTAATTATTTAAAAGATACTGAGCGAAAATTAAAACAAATTGTACTTGAATGGCGTAAAGCAGATGACAAAGCTGCGGTGATGAACCAGGTGCAGAATCTTCTGTTTAAGAAAAAAGAGCAACTCGTTAATAATAAAGTGGCGAAAAAGCTTGATTCTAAGTACAAAGAGGTGAGCGCTGACATAACAGTGGGAGCTAAGGTGAAGCTTCGTAAAAACTTCCAGGTAGGACAGGTGAAGGAGATAAGAGGTAAAAGAGCTATCGTTCAAATAGGCGTGGTTCCTATGAGTGTAGAGCTGTCTGACCTGATTGTTGTAGAAGAAAAACCAACATCTTAG